The following proteins are co-located in the Silene latifolia isolate original U9 population unplaced genomic scaffold, ASM4854445v1 scaffold_757, whole genome shotgun sequence genome:
- the LOC141640343 gene encoding serine decarboxylase 1-like: YALRLDFDYSALGQLPNQVINNFGDPFIESNFNGQSRKFEVGVLDWFARLWEIEKDEYWGYVTNGGSEGNLHGILLGRELFPEGIFYTSKDSHFSVFKAARMYRMECVTIDTHVSGQIDCADFKAKLLQNIDKPAIVNVIIDVVDIYTFREKMYMTFTPPFTQHTLITLTQANAVYKYSTLEYHGGVKVIYIFSLDVYISTTSEYHGGVA; encoded by the exons GATATGCTTTGAGATTAGATTTTGACTATAGTGCTTTGGGCCAATTGCCAAATCAAGTAATCAACAACTTTGGCGATCCATTTATTGAGTCCAATTTTAATGGACAATCAAGGAAATTCGAGGTGGGTGTTTTGGATTGGTTTGCACGTCTTTGGGAGATTGAGAAGGATGAGTATTGGGGATATGTTACTAATGGTGGCTCCGAAGGCAACCTTCATGGCATCCTTTTAGG GAGGGAGTTGTTTCCAGAGGGAATATTTTACACCTCAAAAGATTCACATTTTTCAGTTTTCAAAGCTGCACGGATGTATAGAATGGAATGTGTCACGATTGATACGCATGTGTCTGGGCAAATTGATTGTGCTGATTTTAAGGCTAAACTGCTCCAGAACATTGATAAACCAGCCATTGTCAATGTCATCATAG ATGTTGTTGATATATACACATTCAGAGAAAAGATGTATATGACTTTCACTCCCCCTTTCACACAGCACACATTGATCACTCTCACTCAAGCCAATGCTGTATACAAGTATAGCACATTGGAATATCATGGAGGAGTGAAAGTCATATACATCTTTTCTCTGGATGTGTATATATCAACAACATCTGAATATCATGGAGGAGTAGCTTAG